One region of Caviibacter abscessus genomic DNA includes:
- a CDS encoding methionine ABC transporter permease — protein sequence MVKSLFETLYMMFVSMFFASIIGIPIGISLVLTKKHGLKENKVYYKIIDILIINLTRSIPFIILIVLLIPLSRLIVGKSYGTTAFIIPLSIATAPFIARIIESSLNEVDNGLIEMGISIGATPKDIVFKILIPEAMPSIINGLTLTLISLIAYTAIAGVIGGGGLGNLAIIEGYQRGNKEIMYKSTLIIIILVQIIQFSGSKIVKNIKNKRGK from the coding sequence ATGGTTAAATCTTTATTTGAAACATTGTATATGATGTTTGTATCAATGTTTTTTGCAAGCATTATAGGTATACCTATAGGAATATCTTTAGTTTTAACAAAAAAACATGGTCTTAAGGAAAATAAGGTGTATTATAAAATAATAGACATATTAATTATTAATTTAACCAGATCTATTCCATTTATAATTCTAATAGTTTTACTTATACCACTATCAAGATTAATTGTAGGTAAATCATATGGTACAACTGCATTTATAATCCCATTATCAATAGCAACAGCTCCTTTTATAGCAAGAATAATTGAAAGTTCTTTAAATGAAGTAGATAATGGTCTTATTGAAATGGGTATTTCTATTGGTGCAACTCCAAAAGATATTGTATTTAAAATATTAATTCCTGAAGCTATGCCAAGTATTATAAATGGTCTTACTTTAACTTTAATTTCACTTATTGCATATACAGCAATAGCAGGTGTTATTGGAGGAGGAGGTCTTGGAAATCTTGCAATTATTGAAGGTTATCAAAGAGGAAATAAAGAGATAATGTATAAATCAACATTAATAATTATAATATTAGTACAGATTATACAATTTTCAGGTTCTAAAATCGTAAAAAATATTAAAAATAAGAGAGGTAAATAA